Part of the Saimiri boliviensis isolate mSaiBol1 chromosome 21, mSaiBol1.pri, whole genome shotgun sequence genome is shown below.
AGAGCCTGCACACACCAGGcctattgctcctgggctacaaacctgtacaacatGTGCGTGCACAGAATATTGTAGGCAATTGTGACACATGGTAAGGATTTCCgtatgtaaacatagaaaaggtatattTAAAACATAGCATGATACTCTcctgggaccactgtcatatacaCTATCCGCCATTGAAATATTGTTATACAGTGCCTCTctacacacacagaacacacGGCAGTGGCCAGGACATTTGCAAGCAATGAAAACAGTGTTGCCTGGATAGAGGATGAGTCAGGTCCCAAGGAAGCCTCAAGATTCATCAATAACTTGCCTCCTGCTTTGTGTTTCCTGCAGAAAAGCTGAAGGTAGCAGTGGAACAAGTTCCGTGGACTGGAGCTCGACAGACAATGTAAGTGACGTGACAGGGGAGCACAGTAAGGCCAGCAGGCAGGCCCAGCACTCTGGCTGCCTTCAGGTCCCTGATCTGCCTCCTCCAGGAGCACCATCCTGCCCTTCCACCAGCAGTGTGCCGGTGGCCGGCATGGTGCCCATTCTCAGTGGGGAGGGCAGAGAGACCTGGAAGCCGAGGGGGTGCTCTGGCCTCCACTGATGGGGTGGCCCCACTCCTGTGGCAGGTACTAGACGGTGCCTCGCTCGTGCCCAAGGGTTCATCCAAAGTCAAGCGGCGAGTTCGCATCCCCAACAAGCCCAACTACAGCCTTAACCTCTGGAGCATCATGAAGAACTGCATCGGCCGGGAGCTCTCCAGGATCCCCATGCCGGTGAGTGGCTCAGGCAGGGCAACCCCGGCAGGTCCTCTGGGGCTGCTTTCCTGTGCATGGATGAGAAGTAATGGCCCGTGTGAAGTACACACAGCCTTGGAAtgtcattttcttaatggcatctgaGGAGCAGTAACTAATTATCTAATCGTCTACATTGGCACTGCCCAGTCTTCAAAAGTACAGGCATCTTTGGGCTCTGACAGAAGGAGCCAGGGAGAAGCTCTGCACAGATGAGCAATGTGGGGATAAGAGTGTGTTGGGTGCAGCAGGCCAGAAGGTGGGGAGGGCTATGGAGAAAACAGGCAGGAGGGGCCAGGGAGGTGATGGCATGGGGGCCGCAGTGTTCCCCTGAACATCCGAGAAAAGCAAGGACGCTGTGCCAAGCCGGGGCTGGTGCCCAGCCTGACCGCCCGCCCACCCACAGGTGAACTTCAACGAGCCCTTGTCCATGCTCCAGCGGCTGACAGAGGACCTGGAGTACCACCACCTGCTGGACAAGGCGGTGCACTGCACCAGCTCGGTGGAGCAGATGTGCCTGGTGGCCGCCTTCTCCGTGTCCTCCTACTCCACCACCGTACACCGCATCGCCAAGCCCTTCAACCCCATGCTGGGGGAGACTTTCGAGCTGGATCGCCTCGATGACATGGGCCTGCGCTCCCTCTGTGAGCAGGTGAGCAGGCCAGGCTGTCACTGGGTGGCGCCTGCCCACACTCTGGCCCGGCTGTTCCTGCTAGGCCCAGGGTGACAAAAGGGATGTAGCCTCTGACCCCAGCTGCCCATACCCAAGGGGCCATCAACCTGAGGGCCCACTGGGGAGCAGGGCCTCCCATGGCAGGGCCAGGGACAGGCACACGGCCTCCTGGAAACAGCGAGGGGCATGAGAAGATAGCCTGGTAAGGACAGGGTGGGCACTGGTGTGCAGGGAAGGGGACAGCAAGCTCCAGGCCAGGCTGCTGTGGAGCAGAGGTGGAGGGACGTCTGTGGGCACTGCTGGGGAGGAGCGTGGGGTCACCACCGAGCTGAAGGCAGCAGGCAGGAGCTGCCTGGGCTGTGCTTAGTGGGATGGACTCTATCCTGGCCAGTGACAGCAGCCTGTCCCCACCACCCCCGCCCCACAGAGACTCGCCAAGACCCAGGCCCAGCAGCCAGGAGTCTCAGCAGTGGGCAGCCCCATGCTGAGCCTGGGCGTCCTGGTTGGAAACGAGGCGATTCTGTTGGTGCCGGTGCTGCCCTGGCTCCTGGGATGAGCATGGGACCTGGTCATTCACAGACCCTGGGTGCTGGCTGAAGAGGTTGCGGCTGCTGTGAGGCCTGGTTAGGAGGTGGCTGCAGTGACCCACACAGGGGTGGGGTGCCCAGACCTGGGGAAGGGGGAAGCCAGAACACAGGCAGCTTGTGAAGGATGAGCCAGCCAGTTTGTCGACGCTTTGGatatgggggtggggggcgcgCAGTCAGGGTGGACCCAGGTCCTTGGCCTGAGCTCTGGAGCGAATGTATTTCTCCCCTCAGCAGACATTGCCAGGTGCTCCTCAGGCATGGAAGGTTCAGTGGGGAAGTGAACTGACACGGTTGCAGTTCTCGTCGGGCTGGGAGAGCAGGGCAGATGTTGTGGCAGCTCTTTTACAAAGGGCGTGGTCAGAGAGCAGCTTTGCTGATGCAGAGAGGATGAGAGGAtgcagctggagggcagtgcacGGGGTGGTGCTGCCTCCTGACCTGTCAGAGGAGCCCTCTGCTGCGGTGGGGGGAGTCGCCCACAGGGAGGCCCGGGGAGCTGGAGGGTAGAAGTGGAGTGGGCAGATGCTGGGCGCGATTTGAAGGAAGAGCAGGCAGGCTTGCTGAGGGTTAGAGGAAGAGCGTGAGGAGGGCCAGAGAGGCGACAGGGCATGTGGTATGAGCAGCTGGAAAGGCAGGGTGCTGAGGGGAAGGCGAGGAGGAGGCAGAGCTTCCCATGGCCCCTTGGGGAGGCTAACAGCTGGGCTCAAGGCCAGCTCACCCATCTCCCGGGGTGGTTGGCAGCTGGGCCTGCACTCCCGGGCACCTCTTTCGGAGACAgcaaattaggccaggcgcactGGGGGCAGCGGGAGCCCAGGTTGAGCCTGTCTAGGGGCAGGGCTACACTAGAGCTTCTGTCCTAGGGAGTGAGTAGGCTCAGGAGAGGGCAGCCTAGGCCGTGGCCACCCAAAAACCAGCTGTGCCTGCTGGGACAGGGCAGGCTGTCCCTCCCTGGCCGGGGGAGGTGAGGCTGGGCTCGTGTCTGGCAGATGCTCACATCCTGTGGGTCTGGTCTcaggtgagccaccacccccCCTCAGCTGCGCACTACGTGTTCTCCAAGCATGGCTGGAGCCTCTGGCAGGAGATCACCATCTCCAGCAAGTTCCGGGGAAAATACATCTCCATCATGCCGCTAGGTGAGCTGGGGCCCTGTGCCTTCCTGGGAAAGAAAGACATTCTGCTTAAGAGGGAGGATTCTGCAGACGCAAAAACCAGCTGGGGGCTTCCAGGGGAGAATGCCCTGTAGGCCCACCTCCCCTACCCCCGAGCCTGGTTCTCAAGACACCGGGTCTAAGGGCAGGCTGGCCAGAGCTCTGCATGGGGGGTATGACCTCTGACCTGTCCCCTGCCTCCAGGTGCCATCCACTTAGAATTCCAGGCCAGTGGGAATCACTATGTGTGGCGGAAGAGCACCTCAACGGTCCACAACATCATCGTGGGCAAGCTCTGGATCGACCAGGTCAGGGGCGCCCTTGGGAGGGGGTGCACAGGCTGGGGGCTGGCCGCTGACGACGGCCTTCCTTCACCAGTCAGGGGACATAGAGATTGTGAACCATAAGACCAATGACCGGTGCCAGCTGAAGTTCCTGCCCTACAGCTACTTCTCCAAAGAGCCAGCCCGTAAGGTGAGCAGGGCCGGCCACCTCTGAGCATCCCAGGGGGCCCAGAGCAGAGCATACACTCACGCTGGTCCTGCCAATGTCCACAGGTGACAGGAGTGGTGAGTGACAGCCAGGGCAAGGCCCACTATGTGCTGTCCGGCTCGTGGGATGAACAAATGGAGTGCTCCAAGGTCGTGCACAGCAGCCCCAGCAGCCCCAGCTCTGACGGGAAGCAGAAGACAGTGTACCAGACCCTGTCAGCCAAGCTGCTGTGGAAGAAGTACCCGCTGCCGTGAGTAGCACTGGTAGGGGCCCTGCCCCAGGACAGGGgtcaaaggagagagaaggagggcagCGGACAGAAAGCAACTGACAGGCACAGGAGGTCAGGAGGGTTCAGTCCACACATGGGCAGAGAAGAGTATTATGCAGCTGACATCCCAGTGTGAAGGCAGACACCCAGCAGTAAATACATGTGAAACTATCAGATGATAGCAAACACTATGCACAGACTTTAAATGAGGTGGTAGGACACAGCCCCTCCCTGTTcctctctacaagaaatacaaaacatacTTGAAAATAACCACAGGGAACAGCAAGCTATAAAATGTGGCATAGGAAATTCCAAAGAGAACAAATAGAAATTCaacgaaggaaaaataaaataactgaaattgagAACCCTATGGAATTGTTTATAGCTAGACTTTATCACCTGAACACAGGTCACAAGAAGTGATAGaacttcatttaaaaagacaaaaccaggTGGgcattaatcccagcactttgggaggctaagaatggtggatcacctgaggtcaggagttcaagactagcctggccaacatggtgaaaccctgtcttattaACCGgtatggtggtacaggcctgtagtcctagctgaggcaggagaattgcttgaacccgggaggtggagattgcagtgagccgagatcgtgccactgcactccagcctgagagagagtgagaggccatctcaaaaaaaaaaaagataaaacccaGGAAAGACAAGAAGCTACAGGGAGAAGACAGATGAGGTCCCTGCCCTGCAGCAGGCTCCCCAGCCCCCCCTCGGAGCGAGTTCCAATGCCGAGTCTCCATCAGACCGCCTGCAACGGAACCTGCATTTCTGTAAGAGTGCTCAGCAAAGAGCAGGTTTGGCATACTTCTAGCGAGAGTCccgaaaggaaagaaagagagtcTATACCTAAAGATAAAATAACGGAGAAATTTCTGCACCTAAATCTATGCAGTGAAACTAAATCAGAGAGAAACTATTAAGCagccagatttttaaaagacatcacTTTCTGAGGAGCTGTCTCCTTATCAACAGTAACGAGAGCTTGAAGACAGTCAAGTGATATCTTCCATGAGCTGAAAGACACACATAATGTGGGGGATAACATTTTCGAATGCGGCTGCACAGTCACATAAGTCAGAAGAGGAACGAAGGGAGGGAAATTGCTCACAGGTCCCCATGctgccctggaggaggaggatcaAGACGCGCATTCGCTTCTGACTGTATGAAGTACAGTTATCGCCATTCCTAGGGTAACCGCCAAAATAATCTGTTTAGCTGGAATCCcagaaggtaaagaaagaaaacaaacgaagagtgaaaaataatgaagataaatgTCCCAGAGTAAAAGCAAAGGGATGAAAGACCCTGTGCTGAAAGGCCTGTAGGATGctaaagacaagaaataaagaaaagtgtTCATCTAGATCATGCTATAGTCAAAATGAAGACCAAAGAAAAATTCTAATAGCTTCCGGAGAGAAGCAGAAGATTTCAGTCGAGAATAAAAAGTCAGACTGACATCAGATTTTTCAACAACCAACACTGGATTAATAATTTCTAAGTTATGAAATTAGAAAGTAGAATTTTCTATCTGGTCAAACTATCATTCACACATGTGGCCATATCCTTAGGCATGCAAGCTCAAAAGTTTTGCCTCACAAAAACCCACAGTGAAAACCATATtcggacaggtgcagtggctcatgcctgtaatcccagcactctggaggccaggagtttgagactaccctggccaacatgatgaaaccctgtctctactaaaaatacaaaaattagccaggtgtggtggtggcgcctgtagtcccagttactcaggaggctgaagcatgagaatcacttgaacctggcaggtggaagttacaatgagccaagatcatgccactgcactccagcattggagagaaaaaaaaaatacgaaaactgGATTGGACATAGTACTTTAAAGGGGGCATGGGGGAGTAAGGACTTTACAATAGATGAATAAAGTAaaagagtggtttttttttttgttgttcgttttgagatggactctgactctgttgcccaggctagagtgcagtggtatgatcacagctgactgcaaactcaacctcccaggttcaagcaattctcctgcctcagcctcctgagtagctgggactacaggcactgccaccatgcccggctaatttttgtattttaggtagagatgggttttcaccatgtcggccaggctggtcttgaactcctgacctcaagtgatcggcacACCTCGTCCTCTCAGTGTTagaattacaaatgtgagccaccacacccagcctaaaagttattttttaaacaatcactaggatcaaagaaaaacagaaaatatgcccgtaataatacagattttaaagTTTAGATCATGTTAGCATGAGAGAATctggggagaaggggaaggatcTCAGGGATGTGAAGAAATGCAAAGTTCTTATTAGAAGGAAGAAGCATTTATAAGATTGTTAAAATAGAGAAACTTAAAAAGTAGCACAAACAGAAACAGTGAATTAGCGTGATAGCAATAGGCCCAAGTGTCAATGatcataatacatataaatagatGAAGCTTATCAGTTAAAAAGCAAACTACGGacaaactggatttttttttttaagagacagcgtCTGTTATCCTGCTCTTTCAGTCTGCTGAGCATGCTTATGGAAATAAAGATTCCGTTGCAGGAGGTCTGGTGGAGACTCGGCATTGGAACTTGCTCCGAGGGGGGGCTGGGGAGCCTGCTGCAGGGCAGGGACCTCATCTGTCTTCTCCCTGTAGCTTCTTGTCTTTCCtgggttttatctttttttttttttttttttttttttttgagatggcatctcactctctcccaggctggagtgcagtggcacaatcacagttcactgcagcctcaaacacccaTATctaagtgattctccaacctcacactcctgaatagctaggactacaggcacgcaccaccacgcctagctaacgtttaaacattttttgtagggacggcgtctcactatgttgccctgtctgatctcaaactcttggcctcaagtgatcctccagcctcagcctctcaaagtgctgggattacagacacaagccactaGGCCCAGCCTAATTGGATTTGTTAAAATCCAGATACCTAAGCCTTCTAATAGATTCCCAAAATATAAAGGTATACAAAAGTCAAAAGTAAAAAGACATATGTCATGAAAATACTAACAAGAAAAAGCTataatagctatattaatatcaagTAAGATAGACTTTAGGACAAAAGCATTATTAAGGGAAAGTTGCTATATAATAAAAGGTTGAGTTCACCAAAAAATATAATAGTTTTAAACATTATGCATATAATTAAAATGcctcaaaaatatacaaagcacGTATTGATACGtaaggaagaaatggataaatccaTCACCACAGTAGGAGTCTGGGAGGTTTCTATGTACCTTGCTCACTTACAGATACATcgaatggaaaaaataaaagacaatccAGCAAGTATATGGAGACTGAAACAATACAGGCTATACAGACTCACAGATGCCACTCTGAAAACATACTTTTTCTCAAGTATACATGGATTGTATGCAAAAATTGATCATGTACTAAACCCTAATGAAAGCCTCACAGATGTACAGATCTGtgatggtgggtggatcacctgaggtcaggagttctagactaccctggccaacatggtgaaaccccgtttctactaaaaatacaaaaattagctgggagtagtggcaagtgcctataatcctactctggaggctgagattggagaattgcttgaacctgggaggcagaagttgcagtgagctgaggtggcgccAGTGTATTCCAGGCTacgtgaccgagtgagactccgtctcaggaaaaaaaaaattaaactggctGGATCCAACAAAAGCAATGCTTTGAAGGAAATATGTTGCcttaaatcatttaaataatgttgAGGCTTTCTCCTTTCTGAGTTTCAATTCTAATATTAGAAAGTTCAACATagaaattcaggccgggcgcggtggctcaagcctgtaatcccagcactttgggaggccgaggcgggtggatcacgaggtcaagagatcgagaccatcctggtcaacatggtgaaaccctgtctctactaaaaatacaaaaaattagctgggcatggtggcgcgtgcctgtaatcccagctactcaggaggctgaggcaggagaattacctgtacccaggaggcggaggttgtggtgagccgagatcgtgccattgcactccagcctgggtaacaagagcgaaactccgtctcaaaaaaaaaaaaaaaaaaagaaattcaaagagacctcatctctaccaaaaaaaagatttctttttctcaattagccaggcatgatggtgcattgcctgtagtcctggctactcaggaggactgagatgggaggatcacttcagcccagggggtcaaggctgcagcaagttGTCAACACACCACTGctacagacagagcaagaccctgtaccaaaaaatagtaattttggccaggtgtggtggttcatttCTATAATCTCcagtattattccattttcacactgctataaagatactaccagagattgagtaatttataaaggaaagaggtttcattaaCTCACAGTTCCGAATGAttggagaagcctcaggaaacttaatcaTGGTgtaaggtgaaggagaagcaggtaacctcttcacaaggcagcaggaagagagcaagggaaacagacacataaaaccatcagatctcgcaAGAActcgctatcacaagaacagtgacCACCACCatggtccaatcacctcccacccccaTGGTCCAATCACTCCCACCCCATGGTCCAATCATTCCCACCCCCATGGTCCAATCACTCCCACCCCCatggtccaatcacctcccaccaggtccttcccctgacatgtggggattacaattcagattataatttgagatgagatttggatggggacatagcCAATCCATATCATCTTACCATTTTGCAAGGCCGAgttgggaagatggcttgaggttCAAgaatttgagatgagcctgggtaacatggcaagaccccatcttcatatcaataataataataataataaaagcagaaatcaataaagtaaaaagataaagCTAAAAAGTGGATTCTTTGAGGCACAAAAAAACTGTCAAATTAGGAAACTACTGGCAAGACTGGTCAAGATAGAAATAAGTATTATTAATGAAAAAGGTTTAATGTGACATATGAAGTATAAAGACATGACTAAAACTTAGATCAGAGGAACAAATTCTTAGAAAACTATAACAAGAACTAActctagctgggcacagtagctcatacctataattccagcactttggagaggcaaggcagttggatcacctttaagcccatgagttcaagaccagcctgggcaacagcaagatcttatctctacaaaaaaaaaagagaactgactccagaagaaataaaaaacatgactACTCCTATAATAAAGTAACTGAGGTCATAGTTTAGAAATTACCATAAGGAAAACACAAGGCCTAGTTAATTTTACAGGTGAATTCTCCCAATTTTTCCAGAAACATTATtccaattttatataaaatgttccagatcatagaaaaaggaaataattaccTGTCCTATACTGTGAAGCCAAGATAACCCTCATACCGAATTGGGCTAAACTAGCAGTAGGAAAATAAAAGTTCTATCCTATttcacttatatatatatatatatatatatataaaatatgttatatataatatatatatgtttgttatatatgttatatgttatatatatcatatatgttatatatatcatatatgttatgttatatatgttatatatatcatatataatatatatgttatatatatataaaacatatatatatatatatatatatatatatatatttttttttttttgagacggagtttcgctcttgttacccaggctggagtgcaatggcgcgatctcggctcaccgcaacctccgcctcctgggttcaagcaattctcctgcctcagcctcctgagtagctgggattacaggcacgcgccaccatgcccagctaattttttgtatttttagtagagacg
Proteins encoded:
- the OSBP2 gene encoding oxysterol-binding protein 2 isoform X7, whose product is MINACRDFLELAEIHSRKWQRALQYEQEQRVHLEETIEQLAKQHNSLERAFRGAPGRPANPSKSFSEGSLLTPKGEDSEEDEDTEYFDAMEDSTSFITVITEAKEERKAEGSSGTSSVDWSSTDNVLDGASLVPKGSSKVKRRVRIPNKPNYSLNLWSIMKNCIGRELSRIPMPVNFNEPLSMLQRLTEDLEYHHLLDKAVHCTSSVEQMCLVAAFSVSSYSTTVHRIAKPFNPMLGETFELDRLDDMGLRSLCEQVSHHPPSAAHYVFSKHGWSLWQEITISSKFRGKYISIMPLGAIHLEFQASGNHYVWRKSTSTVHNIIVGKLWIDQSGDIEIVNHKTNDRCQLKFLPYSYFSKEPARKVTGVVSDSQGKAHYVLSGSWDEQMECSKVVHSSPSSPSSDGKQKTVYQTLSAKLLWKKYPLPENAENMYYFSELALTLNEHEEGVAPTDSRLRPDQRLMEKGRWDEANAEKQRLEEKQRLSRRRRLEACVPGSSCGSEEAEKEADTYTPLWFEKRLDPLTGEMACVYKGGYWEAKEKQDWHMCPNIF
- the OSBP2 gene encoding oxysterol-binding protein 2 isoform X6, with product MINACRDFLELAEIHSRKWQRALQYEQEQRVHLEETIEQLAKQHNSLERAFRGAPGRPANPSKSFSEGSLLTPKGEDSEEDEDTEYFDAMEDSTSFITVITEAKEERKAEGSSGTSSVDWSSTDNVLDGASLVPKGSSKVKRRVRIPNKPNYSLNLWSIMKNCIGRELSRIPMPVNFNEPLSMLQRLTEDLEYHHLLDKAVHCTSSVEQMCLVAAFSVSSYSTTVHRIAKPFNPMLGETFELDRLDDMGLRSLCEQVSHHPPSAAHYVFSKHGWSLWQEITISSKFRGKYISIMPLGAIHLEFQASGNHYVWRKSTSTVHNIIVGKLWIDQSGDIEIVNHKTNDRCQLKFLPYSYFSKEPARKVTGVVSDSQGKAHYVLSGSWDEQMECSKVVHSSPSSPSSDGKQKTVYQTLSAKLLWKKYPLPENAENMYYFSELALTLNEHEEGVAPTDSRLRPDQRLMEKGRWDEANAEKQRLEEKQRLSRRRRLEACVPGSSCGSEEEKEADTYTPLWFEKRLDPLTGEMACVYKGGYWEAKEKQDWHMCPNIF